A segment of the Bacteroides acidifaciens genome:
TGTGCTGACCAAAGCCTTTTTGTCTGCCGGGATTTCGTAGTTGGGCTTAAAATTCTTCTCTACGTCGATGCTGAAGTCTTTCTTCTTCAGGTCGCGTATGTGTCCGTAACTTGAAAGGACTTTAAAATCTTTCCCAAGAAACTTTTCAATCGTTTTTGCTTTTGCCGGAGACTCGACAATGACAAGGTTTTTCTGCATAATTCTTTCTTTTATAATGGCTTGTACCACAATATTCGGAGACAAAAGTAGAAAAAAAGATTCTCCCTACCTTATAATATAAGGAGAATTTAATAAAATCTTAAGATTTACATAGGTAAAAGCTAAGATTAACATTGGTAAATCTTAAGATTTGGTTTTGGGAAAAACAGATTGTCCGTGTTTGCTTACTCCATGATGGATGAAGGGTCTTCCTTGGCTTTTTTGAGAAATTCGGTAGGCAGCATACCGAATTGTTTCTGGAAACATTTGGCAAAATAGGAAGAGGAACTGAACCCAACGAGGAATCCTATTTCAGTAACCCTGTATTCACCTTCCACCATCATCCGGCAGGCTTTCTTTAACCGGGTGATCTTGATAAAGTCATTGGGAGTCATCCCGATAATTCCTTTGATTTTAGTGAATACCGAGGTGCGGCTCATGCCAAGCTCCTGTGCCAGTGTGCTGACGGAGAATTCCGGATCTTCAATATTATTCAATATAATATCCGTACATTTCTTCATAAATTCTTCATCCAACTTATTATGGACAGCCGAGTGCAAGTCGGACAATGGAGTGGAAGCATACGCTTTCTGTTGCTTTTCCCTCTTCTTTAGCAGATTGCGCAATTGCGCTTTCAGATGGAAAGGAGAAAACGGTTTCTCTATGTAGGCGTCGGCACCGGATTCCAGTCCTTTTATCTTGCTTTCCGTGTCCGTCTTTGCGGTAAGGAGAATGACAGGGACATGGGAGATGTTGATGTCCGTTTTGATTTTGCCGCACAACTCGAATCCGTCCATCTCTTCCATCATCACATCGCTGATGATAAGGTCTATGTTATTCTTTTCAAGAATCAATAAAGCCTCTTCGCCGCTTGATGCGGAGATGACAAAATACTCCTCGGACAATATCTTGGAGAGGAAATCAAGAATTTCCGGATTGTCGTCTACTACCATCACGGCGTACTGCTTCTTTATCGGTTCGTCCGGCAAGACGGTTTCCGGCTCGCCTTCTTCCGCGTTGTTTTCTGTGATAATCATGTCTTCTACCCGTTTCATGGGTGGGGCGACACTGACGGCGGCTTGTTTGGGGAAGTGCACGGAAATGGCAACCCCGCTTTTGCCGTCTTCCCTGTCTTTAGCTTCAATCTTGCCATTCATCAGTTGGATAAGAGAGCGTGTCATGTGCAGTCCGATACCGATTCCCAGTTTATTCAGTTCGCTGTTGTTCTTGACCTGGTAAAAAGCATCGAATATTTTGGTCTTCTCCTGGTCGGTGATACCGATACCGTCGTCTGTGACGGTAATTATTATTTCCGAATCATTTTCCGCCGCAGTGACGCTAATCCTACTTTTGGCGTATTTCAGGGCATTGCTTAACAGGTTGCTGATAATCTTGGTGAATGCCTCTTCATCTGTGACCATAGTCATCTTTTCGGAGATTGATGAAATATCAATGCTTATTTTCTTTTGTCTTGTAGACAATTCGAAGATGCAGGTGACTTTGGCTATTGTGTCTTTCACCCGGTAAGAGTCATAAGACAGTTTGTAAGCTCCCGAATCCACTTTCCGGAAGTCCAGTAGTTGGGTGACGAGTGCGTACAGGCGTTTATAGTTCTGTTCGATGATACTCAGGTATTCTCCGTAGACATTGTTGATGCTCGTGGTCTTCATCAGATATTCCAACGGACCGATGATAAGGCTCAACGGAGTTCGTATTTCGTGGGCGATGTTGGTGAAGAAATCAATTTTCGCGTTATATAGTTCCTTCTCCTTTTCATCATTCAACCTTTTCATGCGTGCTTTCTGTCGTTTTTCCGTGCGCTTGATGTAATACCATACGGTGAGTAAGAGTATAATCAGCAGCATAATTGCATAAATAAAGTAAGCCAGTTGTGACTGGAGAAATGGCGGCAGCACTTTGATTTTTAGTTGAATTTCGTTGCTGCTCCATATTTTGTCGCTGTTGGTTCCCTTGATTCTTAACACATATTCGCCGGCAGGAAGGTTGGCATAAGAAAGATGATTGTTGATTCCTTTAGTGAATTGCCAACCACTGTCCAGACCTTCCAGCATATATTGATAGTTATTTTCCTTAGGGGCGATATAGCTGAGAGCCGCAAAGTCGAATCCTATCATGGACTGGTTGTATTCCAGAATGATTTCATCCGTATATCCGATAGACCGTTGGATAGGCGAGTCGGGTATATTAGCCTGTACTTCCTTTCCGAAAATGGTCATGTTGGTGAGAACAACAGGCGGATTGTATGTGTTTTCACGCAAATCCTGTGGAAAGAAATAGCAGAAGCCGCCCGTTGACCCCAGGAATAATTTCCCGTCAGAAGATTCAACTCCCGAACGAGGCGTAAACTGCTCATTATAAAGCCCGTTTGATTTGGAGTAAGTTTTCAGATATTCCGTGTCGGGATTATATACGGCAAGTCCTTTATTAGTGCTAATCCATAATAAATCTCCTTTGGGGATGATAGAAGTGATGATTTTGTTGGGCAGTTCCAAATGGTCATATCGGGTGAAGTTGTCCGAATCTTCATTATATCTGCATAATCCTTGTCCGTAAGTCCCTACCCACAGTCGTTTTCTGTTGTCGATAGCTAATGTGGTAATCACATTTTTAGTGATTGAATTCGGGTTGTCCGAACGTTGATAGGCGGTGGTTTTCCCGGTCTTGATGTTGTATGAGTAAAGACCGCTGATGCTTGTTCCTATCCATATTTTTCCGTGATAGTCTTCTATGATAGCAGATATTCTGCCTGCAAAAGACCCCATTCTGGTAAAATTCTTTTGTTCGGGATTATAGCAGCAGATACCGTTGGAAGTACCTACGTAGATGCATCCGTTGCTGGCTTTATATAATATGAAAACCCGGGAAGAGGATATGGATGTTGAATCTTCCGGATTATACAGGTAGCTTTCCACTTTTCCGGTTTTTAAATCAAATACTTCCAATCCCCGTCCATAAGTGGCGGCATACAATTTGTCGCCGTCTACCAGCAGGTCATGTATGCAATAGTAAGTAGTACCTATACTTGCCGCAT
Coding sequences within it:
- a CDS encoding hybrid sensor histidine kinase/response regulator transcription factor, which translates into the protein MKKLLLLIVVQILCMHTFVVNAQRIFSTSYTMDDGLAANRVYSILQDSCGFMWFGTDDGLSRFDGIKFKNYYLSEYINATTSNSVKKIFIDRRGKMWIGLDSGIVIYDSQTDTFRPFNAKTETGETIQTYVVDMIEDNDGEVWIATNGKGLYRFSPNDEIRLRVYRNIPGESNCISQDILMTLQQDSKQNIWIGTYSEGLCCFDKYRNTFVTYKRSNLPDSLSDNSIQKIFEDSHGNLWIGTFQNGLDLFNPATRTFTNYQDKSPNNLLYHIHDIKEYRPGELFISSDNGIGIFKADKGEIIQSDNPNLKIRTGANKFIYSIYIDKEESLWLGSYFDGIKFYSAFQNNFKYYSCSLSATAQAGKVVNVIKEGKDDQYWIGTDDNGIFRFNAKTQEIAPFRDAASIGTTYYCIHDLLVDGDKLYAATYGRGLEVFDLKTGKVESYLYNPEDSTSISSSRVFILYKASNGCIYVGTSNGICCYNPEQKNFTRMGSFAGRISAIIEDYHGKIWIGTSISGLYSYNIKTGKTTAYQRSDNPNSITKNVITTLAIDNRKRLWVGTYGQGLCRYNEDSDNFTRYDHLELPNKIITSIIPKGDLLWISTNKGLAVYNPDTEYLKTYSKSNGLYNEQFTPRSGVESSDGKLFLGSTGGFCYFFPQDLRENTYNPPVVLTNMTIFGKEVQANIPDSPIQRSIGYTDEIILEYNQSMIGFDFAALSYIAPKENNYQYMLEGLDSGWQFTKGINNHLSYANLPAGEYVLRIKGTNSDKIWSSNEIQLKIKVLPPFLQSQLAYFIYAIMLLIILLLTVWYYIKRTEKRQKARMKRLNDEKEKELYNAKIDFFTNIAHEIRTPLSLIIGPLEYLMKTTSINNVYGEYLSIIEQNYKRLYALVTQLLDFRKVDSGAYKLSYDSYRVKDTIAKVTCIFELSTRQKKISIDISSISEKMTMVTDEEAFTKIISNLLSNALKYAKSRISVTAAENDSEIIITVTDDGIGITDQEKTKIFDAFYQVKNNSELNKLGIGIGLHMTRSLIQLMNGKIEAKDREDGKSGVAISVHFPKQAAVSVAPPMKRVEDMIITENNAEEGEPETVLPDEPIKKQYAVMVVDDNPEILDFLSKILSEEYFVISASSGEEALLILEKNNIDLIISDVMMEEMDGFELCGKIKTDINISHVPVILLTAKTDTESKIKGLESGADAYIEKPFSPFHLKAQLRNLLKKREKQQKAYASTPLSDLHSAVHNKLDEEFMKKCTDIILNNIEDPEFSVSTLAQELGMSRTSVFTKIKGIIGMTPNDFIKITRLKKACRMMVEGEYRVTEIGFLVGFSSSSYFAKCFQKQFGMLPTEFLKKAKEDPSSIME